DNA sequence from the Halorussus limi genome:
CTTTCGTAATGGCACTGAATGTTTAACAGTTGCGTTTTCACGCCGCTGTGCCCCGGTTCCCCATATCAGCGAACTAATCGAAAACAGTTCACGCGAGCGAAACCGCGGCTTTCCAGCCGTCGCTCTCCGAACAGACTCGACCACCGATCAAAATGAACGGACGTGAACGATTACTCGCCTTCGAGCGGCGACCCCGCGGCGTCGGGTTCGTGACCTTCGAGGCTGATGATGTTCTCCCGGCCGACCCGAAGCTTACTGATGTCGCCGTCCTCCTCCATCTCCGAGAGGAGCATGCTGACCTTCGACTTCGACCATCCGGTCTCCTCCACGATGTTGACCTGCTTCATCCGGCCGCCGTTGTCGTCCAGCAGTTTCTTCACGCGGGCCTCGTCGGTCAGCAGTTCCTCGTCGCTGACCGACGGTTCGGAGGGTGTCGTTCCGCCGTTGCCCGCGGTCGCGGCCGTCCCGCCGTCGTCGCCGCCGTCGGGGTCGTCCGTCCCGTTGGCGAACGACCCGAAGTCACCCTGTCGGTAGGCGAAGGCGGCCGCGAGACCGAGGAGGACGACGACGGCACCGATGAACATCATCAGCAGCGACCAGCCGTCGCCGCTCGACGGCGGTTGCCCGGCCGGATTAGTCGTGACGGTCGCGTTGTTGGCACCGCCGGCGTTGGTCGTCTCCTCGGTCGTCGTGGTCGTGCCCTTCACCGGTTCGAACTTGACGCGCGGGCGCTGGTCGATGAAGTTGTGTTCGCCCTGCCACGTGACCGACTCGCTGGTCGACAGCGAGTCGCCCGACGGCTGGGCCGACTTCGCGGGTTGAGCGGACGTGAACTGGAGTCCGGTCCCGGTGTGGACGACCAGCGACTGGTTCGGGCCGATGTAGAGACCGCCCTCGAACACGTCGCCGATGATGACCGTCTCGCCCTCTGCGGTCGCGAAACTCGTCCACTGGAA
Encoded proteins:
- a CDS encoding helix-turn-helix transcriptional regulator, whose product is MRRLLAVGLVVVLLVGTVPVAPVLGVLPARDATAPPTTPSTETSDETPRTFSETPRTPDNTAATADESPARLSATPKTLGVAENFDTVEFHITVHENGTAEWTFTYQRTLNNESERQQFEQFADEFNNNSTELYTNFKRQARQLASAGQNATGRAMKAQHFDKRAYVGGLVNNNRGIVKMSFQWTSFATAEGETVIIGDVFEGGLYIGPNQSLVVHTGTGLQFTSAQPAKSAQPSGDSLSTSESVTWQGEHNFIDQRPRVKFEPVKGTTTTTEETTNAGGANNATVTTNPAGQPPSSGDGWSLLMMFIGAVVVLLGLAAAFAYRQGDFGSFANGTDDPDGGDDGGTAATAGNGGTTPSEPSVSDEELLTDEARVKKLLDDNGGRMKQVNIVEETGWSKSKVSMLLSEMEEDGDISKLRVGRENIISLEGHEPDAAGSPLEGE